The following proteins are co-located in the Streptococcus anginosus genome:
- a CDS encoding ZIP family metal transporter — protein sequence MNWLQEQPVVLQAFLAGLFTWGCTIVGSAVVFFFKTVSRKLLDIMMGFAAGVMIAASFWSLLQPSIEYAKGNYGVWSWMPAALGFLLGGFFLRFIDAVVPHLHLSKKDVSEAESLPEHSRNKLSKTALLFLAITIHNFPEGLAVGVAFGALSSNSSPEVFIGAVGLALGIGLQNVPEGAALSIPIRTDGESRLKAFYWGSMSAIVEPIGAVLGAYAVMAMTAILPYALSFAAGAMIFVVVEELIPDSQTNGNTDVATLGLMVGFVLMMVLDVALG from the coding sequence ATGAACTGGTTGCAGGAGCAGCCTGTGGTGCTGCAGGCTTTTTTGGCGGGACTCTTTACATGGGGCTGTACCATTGTAGGCTCTGCGGTTGTCTTTTTCTTTAAAACAGTCAGTCGTAAGCTGCTGGATATTATGATGGGATTTGCAGCTGGTGTCATGATTGCAGCTTCATTTTGGTCGCTCTTGCAGCCTTCAATTGAGTATGCAAAAGGTAACTATGGAGTGTGGTCTTGGATGCCAGCCGCCCTTGGTTTTCTGTTGGGTGGTTTCTTCTTGCGCTTTATTGATGCGGTAGTACCCCATTTACACCTTAGCAAGAAGGATGTATCTGAGGCAGAAAGCCTGCCGGAGCACAGCCGGAATAAATTGTCCAAAACGGCTCTGCTTTTTCTGGCTATTACCATACACAATTTTCCAGAAGGTTTGGCAGTAGGAGTAGCCTTTGGTGCCTTATCCAGCAATTCCAGTCCGGAAGTTTTTATCGGAGCTGTAGGTCTGGCTCTGGGAATTGGTCTCCAAAATGTGCCGGAAGGGGCAGCCTTATCCATTCCTATACGGACAGACGGGGAATCGCGTCTTAAAGCTTTTTACTGGGGTTCAATGTCGGCTATTGTTGAGCCTATCGGAGCTGTCCTTGGTGCTTATGCGGTTATGGCAATGACGGCTATTCTACCCTATGCCCTGTCTTTTGCGGCGGGAGCTATGATTTTCGTCGTCGTGGAGGAGCTGATACCAGACTCTCAAACTAATGGCAATACAGATGTTGCGACTTTAGGTCTCATGGTAGGCTTTGTGTTGATGATGGTATTGGATGTGGCTTTAGGATAG
- a CDS encoding 8-oxo-dGTP diphosphatase: MTEKILNWVNICVKKGDKVLLLNRQHDDFKGWIQPGGKVEFPESFFEAAARELKEETGLIALNLQLKGISGFTNPTKAERYVFYDFLCEDFEGELLTESREGQPKWWSIDELDSLPMQDDIRGRIPLYWRKGSFERIHYWDEENHCIKETKTILYDER; encoded by the coding sequence TTTGTGTGAAAAAAGGGGACAAAGTTCTTTTGCTTAACCGCCAGCATGATGATTTTAAAGGCTGGATTCAGCCAGGTGGGAAAGTTGAGTTTCCAGAATCTTTTTTTGAAGCAGCGGCTCGTGAGTTGAAAGAAGAAACAGGACTGATAGCTTTGAATTTACAGCTTAAAGGCATTTCCGGTTTTACCAATCCAACAAAAGCAGAGCGTTATGTCTTTTATGATTTTCTCTGCGAGGATTTTGAAGGGGAACTACTAACGGAATCACGGGAAGGTCAGCCCAAATGGTGGTCAATTGATGAGTTGGATTCACTACCCATGCAGGATGACATCAGAGGCAGAATTCCTTTGTACTGGCGAAAAGGCTCCTTTGAGCGGATTCACTATTGGGATGAAGAGAACCATTGCATCAAAGAAACCAAGACGATATTGTATGATGAAAGATAA